One stretch of Athene noctua chromosome 27, bAthNoc1.hap1.1, whole genome shotgun sequence DNA includes these proteins:
- the TPGS1 gene encoding tubulin polyglutamylase complex subunit 1, which yields MAAYEKRRAAAAPAPAPAPAPAAGSGLAEPGGAAAGALGSEAEFLLRAGVTAMVREALLKVLEARPEEPVSFLADYFERLVLGSPGAAGEAAAELPGPPQRLARALWYVRLAHHSHRTAFDSNAGAAYEVLGAGGRRRKAGVDGRLYSELLRRICQHGGAPAEAAAALLGRVRCRDHEAVPFDVFRYGVLTCFVLLEFAAKADALFGVLDGGSGAADGRVCQAVLRALEDALGAGHFPLPSRYLEAGSKLGPDGLALAMDRALQERKLGTSMSREEFLKKATALFVAKVKPVE from the exons ATGGCGGCGTACGAGAagcggcgggcggccgccgccccggccccggccccggccccggccccggcggcgggcagcgggctGGCGGAGCCGGGTGGCGCGGCGGCCGGCGCGCTGGGGAGCGAGGCGGAGTTCCTGCTGCGGGCCGGCGTCACCGCCATGGTGCGGGAGGCGCTGCTGAAGGTGCTGGAGGCGCGGCCCGAGGAGCCCGTCTCCTTCCTGGCCGACTACTTCGAGCGGctggtgctgggcagccccggcgcggcgggcgaGGCCGCCGCGgagctgccggggccgccgcagCGCCTGGCGCGGGCGCTGTGGTACGTGCGCCTGGCTCACCACTCCCACag GACGGCCTTCGACAGCAACGCCGGGGCGGCCTACGAGGTGCTGggcgccggcgggcggcggcggaaGGCGGGCGTGGACGGGCGGCTGTACAGCGAGCTGCTGCGGCGCATCTGCCAGCACGGGGGAGcgccggcggaggcggcggcggcgctgctggGGCGAGTCCGCTGCCGCGACCACGAGGCCGTGCCGTTTGACGTCTTCCGCTACGGCGTCCTCACCTGCTTCGTGCTGCTGGAGTTCGCGGCCAAGGCGGACGCGCTCTTCGGCGTCCTGGACGGCGGCTCCGGCGCCGCCGATGGGAGGGTCTGCCAGGCCGTGCTGCGGGCGCTGGAGGACGCGCTGGGCGCCGGGCACTTCCCTCTGCCCAGCCGCTACTTGGAGGCGGGCTCCAAGCTGGGGCCGGACGGGCTGGCCCTGGCCATGGACCGGGCGCTGCAGGAGAGGAAGCTGGGCACCTCCATGAGCAGGGAGGAGTTCCTGAAGAAAGCCACCGCCTTGTTCGTGGCAAAAGTGAAGCCCGTCGAGTAA
- the LOC141970855 gene encoding hippocampus abundant transcript 1 protein-like isoform X1 has translation MTGEKKKKKRLNRSVLLAKKIVIRDGAGRQGIGEPSVYHAVVVIFLEFFAWGLLTTPMLTVLHQTFPQHTFLMNGLIHGVKGLLSFLSAPLIGALSDVWGRKSFLLLTVFFTCAPIPLMKISPWWYFAVISMSGVFAVTFSVIFAYVADITQEHERSTAYGLVSATFAASLVTSPAIGAYLSQAYGDTLVVVLASGVALLDIGFILLAVPESLPEEMRPVSWGAPISWEQADPFASLRKVGQDSTVLLICITVFLSYLPEAGQYSSFFLYLRQVIGFSSETVAAFIGVVGILSILAQTVVLGILMRSIGNKNTILLGLGFQILQLAWYGFGSQPWMMWAAGAVAAMSSITFPAVSAMVSRNADPDQQGVVQGMITGIRGLCNGLGPALYGFVFYLFHVELNEMAEVETLGKASKPNMANPTDESSIIPGPPFLFGACSVLLSLLVALFIPEHTLALRSGGHKKHSNGAQAHPHSPQAGGADGKEPLLEDSSV, from the exons ATGACCGgcgagaagaagaagaagaagcgGCTCAACCGCAGCGTCCTGCTGGCCAAGAAGATCGTCATCCGGGACGGGGCCGGC CGACAGGGGATTGGAGAGCCCAGCGTGTACCACGCCGTGGTGGTGATTTTCCTGGAGTTCTTTGCCTGGGGGCTGCTGACCACGCCGATGCTGACG GTGTTACACCAGACTTTTCCTCAGCATACGTTCTTGATGAACGGCCTGATTCATGGAGTCAAG GGTCTGCTTTCTTTTCTAAGTGCCCCACTGATTGGTGCTCTCTCTGATGTCTGGGGCAGGaaatccttcctcctcctcactgtcTTCTTCACGTGTGCACCAATTCCCCTTATGAAGATCAGTCCATG GTGGTATTTTGCTGTCATTTCCATGTCTGGGGTCTTTGCTGTTACCTTCTCTGTGATTTTTGCCTACGTTGCCGATATCACGCAGGAGCATGAACGCAGCACGGCGTACGGCTTG GTGTCGGCCACCTTTGCCGCGAGTCTGGTCACCAGCCCGGCCATCGGCGCGTACCTCTCCCAGGCCTACGGCGATACGCTGGTGGTCGTGCTCGCCTCGGGCGTTGCCTTGCTGGACATCGGCTTCATCCTGCTGGCCGTGCCGGAGTCTCTGCCAGAGGAGATGCGCCCCGTCTCCTGGGGAGCTCCCATCTCCTGGGAACAGGCAGACCCCTTCGCT TCCTTGCGGAAAGTGGGTCAGGATTCTACAGTGCTGCTCATCTGTATCACCGTCTTTCTCTCCTACCTTCCTGAGGCCGGGCAGTATTCCAGCTTCTTCCTGTACCTGCGACAG GTCATTGGTTTTTCCTCGGAGACTGTGGCAGCCTTTATTGGGGTAGTTGGAATTCTCTCTATACTGGCGCAG ACAGTAGTGTTGGGAATTCTGATGCGTTCGATAGGAAATAAAAACACCATCCTGTTGGGACTGGGCTTCCAGATCCTGCAGCTGGCCTGGTACGGCTTCGGGTCGCAGCCTTG GATGATGTGGGCAGCGGGGGCGGTGGCGGCCATGTCGAGCATCACCTTCCCGGCCGTCAGCGCCATGGTGTCCCGGAACGCCGACCCCGACCAGCAAG GTGTGGTGCAGGGGATGATCACTGGAATTCGGGGTCTGTGTAACGGCCTGGGGCCGGCGCTCTATGGCTTTGTCTTCTATCTCTTCCACGTGGAGCTGAATGAAATGGCTGAGGTGGAAACTTTGGGTAAGGCCTCCAAACCCAACATGGCCAACCCTACGGACGAG AGCAGCATCATCCCGGGGCCTCCCTTCCTCTTCGGGGCCTGCTCTGTCCTGCTGTCGCTGCTGGTGGCCCTGTTCATCCCGGAGCACACCCTGGCCCTGCGCTCGGGCGGCCACAAGAAGCACAGTAACGGGGCCCAGGCCCACCCCCACAGCCCGCAGGCCGGCGGCGCGGACGGGAAGGAGCCGCTGCTCGAGGACAGCAGCGTCTGA
- the MADCAM1 gene encoding mucosal addressin cell adhesion molecule 1 — MATAPLLFLLLVLLLGSPRGCSGESRPPDPLRCPGLRPLSRCRRATTLPKGETRGRGVWARFPKKRLENLGGRPADRLVLVPLEPVVRFGGSAQLNCSLACAGGTVQWKGLDTNVESITSFPTHSVLHVSNAVVATGGTKSCHGTCHGQRYQRTVNLKVYALPDALQLEATPRALEPGQPGSLRCWAGQVYPLAGLVLSWYRGDQALPEAELDATETEEELFNIASTLRVAGEEVAEGVEFRCEVTLSIGQQNFTRVASVAVSAGAVAEQLVAAATSAGSPWPAAAVTGSLSTAGPVTTTALPPETSAPTHHPSTSLTPTAWEPDAETVLELAAATEPPSPERPAPRDPLTGSPAARAATTSLPGAGTASPGAEVPGTAVGGLSGGSAPAAQGSGPSVGTVPACSLRVWSLPPNGTRGRALRIECRARCAGNATVRWLRTPVALSQYREEAAGSSSTLRLDRAEPRHQGHYQCVLLGPRSQAASLQLTVSDDPLSTGPAVAAGSTLSLLGLIVTGLVSRRFWKRFRSRYELP, encoded by the exons ATGGCGACGgcccctctcctcttcctcctcctcgtcctcctcctcggCTCCCCGCGGGGCTGCAGTGGTGAGTCCCGACCCCCCGACCCGCTGCGCTGCCCCGGCCTGCGCCCGCTGTCCCGCTGCCGAAGGGCCACGACGCTGCCGAAGGGCGAGACCCGGGGCAGGGGCGTTTGGGCGCGTTTCCCCAAGAAACGGCTGGAAAATCTCGGTG GGCGACCCGCCGACAGGCTGGTGCTGGTGCCGCTGGAGCCGGTGGTGCGGTTTGGGGGCTCAGCGCAGCTGAACTGCTCCCTGGCCTGCGCGGGGGGCACGGTGCAGTGGAAGGGTCTGGACACCAACGTGGAGAGCATCACCTCCTTCCCCACCCACAGCGTCCTGCACGTCAGCAACGCCGTGGTCGCCACGGGGGGCACCAAGAGCTGCCACGGCACCTGCCacgggcagcgctaccagcgcacTGTCAACCTGAAGGTCTACG CCCTGCCGGACGCGCTGCAGCTGGAGGCGACGCCCCGCGCCCTGGAGCCGGGGCAGCCGGGCAGCCTGCGCTGCTGGGCCGGGCAGGTCTACCCGCTCGCGGGGCTGGTGCTCTCCTGGTACCGGGGGGACCAGGCGCTGCCGGAGGCAGAGCTCGATGCGACAGAGACCGAGGAGGAGCTGTTCAACATCGCGTCCACGCTGCGGGTGGCTGGGGAGGAGGTGGCAGAAGGGGTGGAGTTCAGGTGTGAGGTGACGCTGAGCATCGGGCAGCAGAACTTCACCCGGGTGGCGTCGGTGGCCGTGAGCGCTGggg CAGTGGCGGAGCAGCTGGTGGCCGCGGCCACCTCTGCAGGGAGCCCCTGGCCAGCGGCGGCCGTGACAGGGAGCCTCAGCACGGCCGGGCCTGTGACCACCACAGCGCTGCCCCCGGAGACCAGCGCCCCCACGCACCATCCCAGCACGTCCCTGACCCCCACCGCGTGGGAGCCTGACGCCGAGACCGtcctggagctggctgctgcCACCGAACCGCCCTCCCCAGAGCGTCCTGCTCCCCGGGACCCGCTCACAGGCAGCCCCGCAGCGCGTGCGGCCACCACCAGCCTCCCCGGCGCGGGCACGGCGAGCCCCGGGGCTGAGGTGCCGGGGACGGCTGTGGGGGGTCTCAGCGGGGGCTCTGCCCCGGCGGCGCAGGGCTCGGGGCCGTCCGTGGGAACGGTGCCCGCCTGCAGCCTGCGCGTCTGGTCGCTGCCTCCCAACGGGACGCGGGGCAGGGCCCTGCGCATCGAGTGCCGAGCACGCTGCGCCGGGAACGCCACCGTCCGCTGGCTGCGGACCCCCGTGGCCCTCTCGCAGtaccgggaggaggcggcgggcagCAGCTCCACGCTGCGGCTGGACCGCGCCGAGCCCCGGCACCAGGGCCACTACCAGTGCGTCCTGCTCGGCCCCCGCTCCCAGGCCGCCAGTCTGCAGCTGACAGTCTCGGACG ATCCGCTCAGCACCGGCCCAGCCGTCGCCGCGGGGTCGACACTCTCGCTCCTGGGACTGATTGTGACCGGCCTCGTGTCTCGACGCTTCTGGAAGCGATTCAGGTCTCGGTACGAGCTGCCGTAG
- the LOC141970855 gene encoding hippocampus abundant transcript 1 protein-like isoform X2 has product MTGEKKKKKRLNRSVLLAKKIVIRDGAGRQGIGEPSVYHAVVVIFLEFFAWGLLTTPMLTVLHQTFPQHTFLMNGLIHGVKGLLSFLSAPLIGALSDVWGRKSFLLLTVFFTCAPIPLMKISPWWYFAVISMSGVFAVTFSVIFAYVADITQEHERSTAYGLVSATFAASLVTSPAIGAYLSQAYGDTLVVVLASGVALLDIGFILLAVPESLPEEMRPVSWGAPISWEQADPFASLRKVGQDSTVLLICITVFLSYLPEAGQYSSFFLYLRQVIGFSSETVAAFIGVVGILSILAQTVVLGILMRSIGNKNTILLGLGFQILQLAWYGFGSQPWMMWAAGAVAAMSSITFPAVSAMVSRNADPDQQGVVQGMITGIRGLCNGLGPALYGFVFYLFHVELNEMAEVETLEQHHPGASLPLRGLLCPAVAAGGPVHPGAHPGPALGRPQEAQ; this is encoded by the exons ATGACCGgcgagaagaagaagaagaagcgGCTCAACCGCAGCGTCCTGCTGGCCAAGAAGATCGTCATCCGGGACGGGGCCGGC CGACAGGGGATTGGAGAGCCCAGCGTGTACCACGCCGTGGTGGTGATTTTCCTGGAGTTCTTTGCCTGGGGGCTGCTGACCACGCCGATGCTGACG GTGTTACACCAGACTTTTCCTCAGCATACGTTCTTGATGAACGGCCTGATTCATGGAGTCAAG GGTCTGCTTTCTTTTCTAAGTGCCCCACTGATTGGTGCTCTCTCTGATGTCTGGGGCAGGaaatccttcctcctcctcactgtcTTCTTCACGTGTGCACCAATTCCCCTTATGAAGATCAGTCCATG GTGGTATTTTGCTGTCATTTCCATGTCTGGGGTCTTTGCTGTTACCTTCTCTGTGATTTTTGCCTACGTTGCCGATATCACGCAGGAGCATGAACGCAGCACGGCGTACGGCTTG GTGTCGGCCACCTTTGCCGCGAGTCTGGTCACCAGCCCGGCCATCGGCGCGTACCTCTCCCAGGCCTACGGCGATACGCTGGTGGTCGTGCTCGCCTCGGGCGTTGCCTTGCTGGACATCGGCTTCATCCTGCTGGCCGTGCCGGAGTCTCTGCCAGAGGAGATGCGCCCCGTCTCCTGGGGAGCTCCCATCTCCTGGGAACAGGCAGACCCCTTCGCT TCCTTGCGGAAAGTGGGTCAGGATTCTACAGTGCTGCTCATCTGTATCACCGTCTTTCTCTCCTACCTTCCTGAGGCCGGGCAGTATTCCAGCTTCTTCCTGTACCTGCGACAG GTCATTGGTTTTTCCTCGGAGACTGTGGCAGCCTTTATTGGGGTAGTTGGAATTCTCTCTATACTGGCGCAG ACAGTAGTGTTGGGAATTCTGATGCGTTCGATAGGAAATAAAAACACCATCCTGTTGGGACTGGGCTTCCAGATCCTGCAGCTGGCCTGGTACGGCTTCGGGTCGCAGCCTTG GATGATGTGGGCAGCGGGGGCGGTGGCGGCCATGTCGAGCATCACCTTCCCGGCCGTCAGCGCCATGGTGTCCCGGAACGCCGACCCCGACCAGCAAG GTGTGGTGCAGGGGATGATCACTGGAATTCGGGGTCTGTGTAACGGCCTGGGGCCGGCGCTCTATGGCTTTGTCTTCTATCTCTTCCACGTGGAGCTGAATGAAATGGCTGAGGTGGAAACTTTGG AGCAGCATCATCCCGGGGCCTCCCTTCCTCTTCGGGGCCTGCTCTGTCCTGCTGTCGCTGCTGGTGGCCCTGTTCATCCCGGAGCACACCCTGGCCCTGCGCTCGGGCGGCCACAAGAAGCACAGTAA